A single window of Zea mays cultivar B73 chromosome 10, Zm-B73-REFERENCE-NAM-5.0, whole genome shotgun sequence DNA harbors:
- the LOC100283790 gene encoding nucleoside diphosphate kinase 2 gives METMSALARTAPPLAGTIRRPSCALRPTASLSFAAASTTPRGRLGLGLSTAPAGSGRAARARAVPRRIVASSEVEQSYIMIKPDGVQRGLVGEIISRFEKKGFLLKGLKLFQCPKDLAQEHYKDLKDKPFFPKLIDYITSGPVVCMAWEGDGVVASARKLIGATNPLQAEPGTIRGDLAVQTGRNVVHGSDSPDNGKREIELWFKEGEVCQWESVQAPWLIE, from the exons ATGGAGACCATGTCGGCTCTCGCGAGGACGGCGCCGCCCCTTGCTGGGACCATTCGCCGGCCCTCATGCGCGCTGAGGCCGACGGCGTCCCTCTCCTTCGCCGCCGCTTCAACGACGCCCCGCGGCCGGCTCGGGCTGGGGCTGAGCACGGCGCCGGCGGGGAGCGGGAGGGCGGCCAGGGCTCGCGCCGTCCCGCGGCGCATCGTCGCCTCCTCG GAGGTTGAGCAAAGCTACATTATGATCAAACCAGATGGTGTTCAGCGTGGTCTG GTTGGAGAGATTATTTCTCGCTTTGAGAAGAAAGGGTTTTTGTTGAAAGGCTTAAAACTTTTCCAGTGCCCCAAGGACTTGGCGCAG GAGCATTACAAGGATTTGAAGGATAAACCTTTCTTTCCTAAGCTGATCGATTACATAACTTCTGGCCCTGTTGTCTGCATG GCCTGGGAGGGTGATGGTGTTGTTGCATCAGCTCGGAAATTAATAGGAGCTACTAACCCCCTTCAAGCTGAACCAGGGACTATAAGGGGTGATCTTGCAGTTCAAACTGGAAG GAACGTTGTCCATGGAAGTGATAGTCCTGATAATGGCAAGCGTGAAATTG AACTGTGGTTCAAAGAAGGCGAGGTCTGCCAATGGGAATCAGTTCAAGCACCGTGGCTTATAGAATAA